From one Desmodus rotundus isolate HL8 chromosome X, HLdesRot8A.1, whole genome shotgun sequence genomic stretch:
- the SMPX gene encoding small muscular protein — MSKQPVSNVRAIQANINIPMGAFRPGAGQPPRRKECTPEMEEGAPPTSDEEKKPIPGAKKLPGPAVNLSEIQNIKSELKYVPKAEQ, encoded by the exons ATGTCGAAACAGCCAGTTTCCAATGTCAGAGCCATCCAG GCAAATATCAATATCCCAATGGGAGCCTTTCGGCCAGGAGCTGGGCAACCCCCCAGAAGAAAAGAATGTACCCCAGAAATGGAGGAG ggTGCTCCTCCCACTTCAGATGAGGAGAAGAAGCCAATTCCAGGAGCGAAGAAACTTCCAGGACCTGCAGTCAACCTGTCGGAGATCCAGAATATTAAAAGTGAACTGAAATATGTCCCCAAAGCTGAACAGTAG